One Chrysiogenia bacterium DNA window includes the following coding sequences:
- a CDS encoding SDR family oxidoreductase, with protein sequence MEKPYSLEGQKIAITGASRGIGRGIALQCARAGADIAVGYNSNAEAAGEVVAEAKKLGVKAVAVKCNVADSGEVRAFYDGAVDALGGLDATAINAGISSKAVNVRATSDEEIERVFAVDLLGAYYSAREAARIFHEQKSGLIVMISSVLAETRGAKMGPYCVAKAALEGLMTMLAREEAPFRVRVNNILPGLVNTDMGKQVLKPMGITDPAMVGKAMPMGRVCEPEDIGNLFAFLASPAGSYITGQSIMVEGGTTLVKGLF encoded by the coding sequence ATGGAAAAACCATACAGCCTTGAAGGCCAGAAGATTGCCATCACCGGAGCCAGCCGCGGCATCGGGCGCGGCATTGCGCTGCAGTGCGCGCGCGCGGGCGCCGACATCGCGGTGGGATACAACAGCAACGCAGAGGCGGCGGGCGAGGTCGTTGCCGAGGCCAAGAAGCTCGGCGTGAAGGCGGTCGCCGTCAAGTGCAACGTCGCCGACTCGGGTGAGGTGCGCGCCTTTTACGACGGCGCCGTCGACGCGCTGGGCGGCCTGGACGCCACGGCCATCAACGCCGGGATTTCCTCCAAGGCCGTGAACGTGCGCGCCACGTCCGACGAAGAGATCGAGCGCGTCTTCGCCGTCGACCTGCTGGGTGCCTACTACAGCGCGCGCGAGGCCGCGCGCATCTTCCACGAGCAGAAGAGCGGGCTCATTGTGATGATCTCCTCGGTGCTGGCCGAGACCCGCGGCGCGAAGATGGGCCCGTACTGCGTGGCCAAGGCGGCGCTCGAGGGACTGATGACCATGCTCGCCCGCGAAGAGGCGCCCTTCCGCGTCCGGGTGAACAACATCCTGCCCGGCCTTGTGAACACGGACATGGGCAAGCAGGTGCTCAAGCCCATGGGAATCACCGACCCGGCCATGGTGGGCAAGGCCATGCCCATGGGCCGCGTGTGCGAGCCCGAGGACATCGGCAACCTCTTCGCCTTCCTGGCCAGTCCGGCCGGCAGCTACATCACCGGCCAGTCCATCATGGTCGAGGGCGGCACCACCCTGGTAAAGGGTCTGTTCTAG